In one Pseudarthrobacter sp. NBSH8 genomic region, the following are encoded:
- a CDS encoding GNAT family N-acetyltransferase: protein MQDVTIRHTPERQRFEVLTGGNVIGKAVYKEYDAGGSPQRIFYHTVIDEEYGGQGLAGKLVKAALGETVGEGRAIVPVCPFIKKYLRKHPEYADAAVATTPAHLEFLDAASAARA from the coding sequence ATGCAGGATGTCACCATCCGCCACACCCCGGAGCGGCAGCGCTTCGAAGTGCTGACCGGCGGGAACGTTATTGGTAAAGCCGTGTACAAGGAGTACGACGCCGGCGGCTCACCGCAGCGGATTTTCTACCACACGGTGATCGACGAGGAATACGGCGGTCAGGGGCTCGCGGGGAAGCTCGTCAAGGCGGCGCTCGGTGAAACGGTTGGCGAGGGTCGAGCCATCGTCCCGGTCTGCCCGTTCATCAAGAAGTACCTCCGCAAGCATCCGGAGTATGCGGATGCCGCGGTGGCTACTACGCCGGCGCACCTGGAATTCTTGGACGCCGCTTCGGCTGCCCGGGCCTGA
- a CDS encoding TIGR03086 family metal-binding protein translates to MRRWLAVAARVDLRVGGEYRWTTTPGHSVAGTFTEIEPGKRVVSTWDWVGSTAPAGDASTVTITLDSVDGGTNVRLVHEGLSPEAAAGLTEGWNHYFERLATLATTDDAGADDWAAAPDPINELISAEAKLAIVQRVLRTLTPAGADKPTPCGDFTVAGLVEHLVGSITGIGKALGVAIVDQPDAAPEVRVADAAQPTLEAFQVRGLEGTIDMGFAEVPASVVANILNLEFLVHAWDFATATGQELEVSPVLSGYVLGLARNTISPQMRGRSFADETLVEESAASMDRLVAFTGRQVMAN, encoded by the coding sequence TTGCGGCGCTGGCTGGCCGTCGCGGCGCGCGTGGACCTGCGCGTTGGTGGAGAGTACCGCTGGACCACCACACCGGGGCACTCCGTCGCGGGCACGTTCACGGAGATCGAACCCGGCAAGCGCGTCGTCTCCACCTGGGACTGGGTGGGGTCCACGGCCCCCGCCGGCGATGCGTCCACGGTCACCATCACACTGGACAGTGTCGACGGCGGGACCAACGTCCGCCTCGTCCACGAGGGCCTCAGCCCCGAAGCCGCAGCCGGCCTCACCGAGGGGTGGAACCATTACTTCGAACGCCTGGCCACGCTGGCCACTACGGACGACGCCGGCGCGGACGATTGGGCGGCGGCTCCGGATCCGATCAATGAACTCATCAGCGCCGAGGCAAAACTCGCCATCGTCCAGCGCGTCCTGCGGACCCTGACACCTGCCGGTGCGGACAAGCCGACGCCCTGCGGGGACTTCACCGTTGCCGGGCTCGTGGAACACCTGGTGGGCTCCATTACGGGAATCGGCAAGGCCCTGGGCGTCGCCATCGTCGATCAGCCGGATGCTGCGCCGGAGGTCCGCGTCGCGGACGCCGCCCAGCCCACGCTCGAAGCGTTCCAGGTCCGCGGCCTGGAGGGAACCATCGACATGGGCTTCGCGGAAGTGCCGGCCTCCGTGGTGGCCAACATCCTTAACCTGGAATTCCTGGTCCACGCCTGGGACTTCGCAACGGCCACCGGCCAGGAACTGGAAGTTTCGCCGGTGCTGTCCGGCTACGTCCTGGGCTTGGCGCGAAATACCATCAGCCCGCAGATGCGCGGCAGGAGCTTCGCCGATGAAACCCTGGTGGAAGAATCGGCGGCGAGCATGGACCGGCTGGTGGCGTTCACCGGCCGGCAGGTCATGGCCAACTGA
- a CDS encoding FdhF/YdeP family oxidoreductase → MARKNPRVEEANEADIEVSGHPKTWAAGVPGVYHSLEPAVQHMGAVRTAKTLLALNQKDGFDCMSCAWPDPGHRKTFEFCENGAKAVTWEATPVVIGSEFWAENSVSELRQRSEYWLGMQGRLTEPVHKPAGEDRYRPVSWEQAFTIVADKLKGLPSPDQAAFYTSGRTSNEAAFLYQLFVRAYGTNNLPDCSNMCHESSGWAMGQTIGIGKATVSADDYAKADLIIVMGQNPGTNHPRMLTALEEAKEAGASIVAVNPLPEAGLMRYKNPQKVKGIIGRGTEIADQFLQVRIGGDMALLQAVSKRVLDAEAANPGTVLDHAFLAEHCQGLEELREHLSQLDEAAVLEATGLRTEEIDELADRYLRAEKVIITWAMGITQQKKGVAAIKEIINLLLLRGNIGKPGAGASPIRGHSNVQGDRTMGIWEQMPPAFMDALGKEFRFEPPREHGIDAVETIRQMRDGGIKVFVAMGGNFVGAISDTHAAFAAMENTELSVQISTKLNRSHTVTGAEALILPTMGRTEIDMQESGPQFVSVEDTVCAVHASHGTVKPVAPGLLSEVAIVSRLAQKVVGDSVQADWAGFEKNYDLIRDHISHVVSGCEDYNRKIRQDGGFVLPNGPRDSRTFTTPTGKAMLTVNDLEHVERPAGTLILQSMRSHDQFNTTIYGNNDRYRGIKKGREVVFVSPGDLAELGLSDGQHVDIHGVYQDNVERVLRNFRVVSYPTAAGCAAAYYPEANVLVPLESVAEGSQTPASKAVIVRLEPVAVLVGEPTAAG, encoded by the coding sequence GTGGCACGCAAGAACCCGCGCGTGGAAGAGGCCAACGAGGCTGACATCGAGGTCAGCGGCCACCCGAAGACGTGGGCCGCCGGCGTCCCGGGTGTCTATCACTCGTTGGAGCCGGCCGTACAGCATATGGGGGCGGTCAGGACCGCGAAAACCCTGCTGGCACTGAACCAGAAGGATGGCTTCGACTGCATGAGCTGCGCCTGGCCGGACCCCGGGCACCGCAAGACATTTGAGTTCTGCGAAAACGGCGCGAAAGCTGTCACCTGGGAGGCCACCCCGGTGGTGATCGGCTCCGAATTCTGGGCCGAGAACTCTGTGAGTGAGCTGCGGCAGCGGTCCGAGTACTGGCTGGGGATGCAGGGACGCCTCACCGAGCCGGTGCACAAGCCCGCGGGCGAGGACCGCTACCGTCCCGTCAGCTGGGAGCAGGCCTTCACCATCGTCGCGGACAAGCTCAAGGGACTGCCGAGCCCGGACCAGGCCGCTTTCTACACCAGCGGCCGGACCTCCAACGAGGCCGCGTTCCTCTACCAGCTGTTTGTCCGCGCCTACGGGACCAACAACCTGCCGGACTGCTCCAACATGTGCCACGAGTCTTCGGGCTGGGCCATGGGCCAGACCATCGGCATCGGCAAGGCTACCGTCTCCGCCGACGACTACGCCAAAGCGGACCTGATCATCGTCATGGGCCAGAACCCGGGCACCAACCACCCCCGGATGCTGACCGCTCTGGAGGAGGCCAAGGAGGCCGGTGCCAGCATTGTTGCCGTGAATCCGCTACCGGAAGCGGGCCTGATGCGGTACAAGAACCCGCAGAAGGTCAAGGGGATCATTGGCCGCGGCACGGAGATCGCCGATCAGTTCCTACAGGTCCGCATCGGTGGAGACATGGCCCTGCTCCAGGCAGTTTCCAAGCGGGTCCTCGACGCCGAGGCCGCGAATCCGGGGACCGTGCTGGACCACGCATTCCTCGCCGAACACTGCCAAGGTCTGGAGGAGCTCCGCGAGCACCTTTCCCAGCTGGACGAAGCTGCCGTATTGGAGGCTACCGGGCTGCGGACCGAGGAAATCGACGAACTGGCGGACCGCTATCTGAGGGCGGAGAAGGTGATCATCACCTGGGCCATGGGTATCACCCAACAAAAGAAGGGTGTGGCCGCCATCAAGGAGATCATCAACCTCCTGCTGCTCCGTGGCAACATCGGCAAGCCCGGCGCAGGCGCGTCGCCCATCCGCGGGCACAGTAACGTCCAGGGCGACCGCACCATGGGCATCTGGGAGCAGATGCCGCCGGCCTTTATGGACGCGCTGGGCAAGGAGTTCAGGTTTGAACCGCCCCGTGAGCACGGTATCGACGCCGTGGAAACCATCAGGCAAATGCGCGACGGCGGCATCAAGGTTTTCGTGGCCATGGGCGGGAACTTCGTGGGCGCCATTTCGGACACCCACGCCGCTTTCGCGGCGATGGAAAACACCGAACTGTCGGTCCAGATTTCCACCAAACTCAATCGTTCGCACACCGTCACCGGGGCCGAGGCGCTGATCCTGCCCACGATGGGCCGCACGGAGATTGATATGCAGGAATCCGGTCCGCAGTTTGTGTCCGTGGAGGACACCGTCTGCGCGGTCCATGCCTCGCACGGAACAGTTAAACCGGTGGCGCCGGGCCTGCTGTCCGAGGTTGCCATCGTCAGCAGGCTGGCGCAAAAGGTGGTGGGTGACTCGGTGCAGGCGGACTGGGCCGGGTTCGAGAAGAACTACGACCTCATCCGGGACCACATCTCGCACGTGGTCAGCGGCTGCGAGGACTACAACAGGAAGATCCGGCAGGACGGCGGCTTTGTGCTGCCGAACGGGCCACGGGATTCGCGGACGTTCACCACCCCTACCGGCAAGGCCATGCTCACGGTCAACGATCTCGAACATGTGGAACGGCCGGCCGGAACGCTGATCCTGCAGAGCATGCGCTCGCACGATCAGTTCAACACCACCATCTACGGCAACAACGACCGCTACCGGGGCATCAAGAAGGGCCGTGAAGTGGTGTTTGTCAGCCCCGGGGACCTCGCCGAACTGGGGCTCAGCGACGGGCAGCACGTGGACATCCACGGCGTGTACCAGGACAACGTGGAGCGCGTGCTGCGCAACTTCCGGGTGGTCTCGTACCCCACGGCGGCCGGCTGCGCGGCGGCCTACTACCCCGAGGCCAACGTGCTGGTGCCGCTGGAAAGCGTGGCCGAGGGCAGCCAGACGCCGGCGTCCAAGGCCGTGATCGTCAGGCTGGAGCCCGTGGCCGTGCTGGTAGGTGAACCGACCGCCGCGGGATAG
- a CDS encoding DinB family protein produces MKSNELLLDTFGRIRETVEATLEGLDDGSLAKRPAGTGNSIAWLIWHLARVEDAQVGSAAGLDQVWTAQDFASRFGLPLTDRDTGYGHSTHQVDAVRARPELLLEYYDAVHRQTRGFLETLTDEDLDRIVDKRWDPPVTLGVRLVSTIADCLQHVGQAAYAKGLNAE; encoded by the coding sequence ATGAAATCCAACGAACTGCTGCTGGACACCTTCGGCCGGATCAGGGAGACGGTGGAGGCCACTCTTGAAGGGCTCGACGACGGGTCGCTGGCTAAGCGGCCGGCGGGCACAGGAAACTCTATTGCATGGCTGATCTGGCATCTCGCCCGCGTGGAGGACGCGCAGGTGGGCTCCGCCGCTGGCCTGGACCAGGTTTGGACGGCACAGGACTTTGCCAGCCGTTTTGGCCTGCCGCTGACAGACCGGGACACTGGCTACGGTCACTCGACCCACCAGGTCGACGCGGTGCGGGCCCGGCCGGAACTTCTCCTTGAGTACTACGACGCCGTCCACCGGCAGACCAGGGGTTTCCTGGAGACACTTACCGATGAGGACTTGGACCGCATCGTTGACAAACGTTGGGATCCGCCCGTTACCCTCGGCGTGCGGCTGGTCAGCACCATTGCCGATTGCCTCCAGCACGTGGGGCAGGCCGCGTACGCCAAAGGGTTGAACGCCGAGTAG
- a CDS encoding GNAT family N-acetyltransferase: protein MDFLIRQATPEDAEALVHMHTLAHEETYGDRLSAEFFRTRRASIPERVERRRPYLAGSDPRIIAVDVNNGVVGLADSGPGRDEDGPEALELYSLYTLRRTHGSGLGAALLCAAIGESPAYLWVLENNPRAQAFYVKHGFRFDGGRGQLPPKWEELPEIRMVRPARGEQ, encoded by the coding sequence ATGGACTTTCTCATCAGGCAGGCCACCCCCGAGGATGCTGAAGCCTTGGTGCACATGCACACCCTGGCCCACGAGGAGACCTATGGGGACCGGCTGTCAGCGGAATTCTTCCGCACGCGGAGGGCCAGCATTCCCGAACGGGTGGAACGTCGTCGGCCATATCTGGCCGGCAGCGACCCGCGGATCATCGCCGTGGACGTCAACAATGGGGTAGTGGGTCTCGCCGACTCGGGTCCTGGACGGGATGAGGACGGCCCGGAGGCGCTGGAGCTGTATTCGCTGTACACGCTCCGGCGGACGCACGGCAGCGGGCTGGGGGCCGCGTTGCTGTGTGCGGCGATCGGTGAGAGTCCGGCATATCTTTGGGTGCTGGAGAACAATCCCCGGGCACAGGCCTTCTACGTCAAACACGGCTTTCGGTTTGACGGCGGGCGCGGGCAGCTGCCACCCAAGTGGGAGGAGCTGCCCGAGATCCGCATGGTCCGTCCGGCGAGGGGCGAGCAGTGA
- a CDS encoding DUF6457 domain-containing protein has product MAVDENEAQALEQWTHRLAQALQILDLAVDQELLLDLARKSAGSVIHAAAPVTTFLVGYAAGLAAGNGAGSKAESTAAVTQAADVAFRLCEDGHDGGPAAGGWADTGQ; this is encoded by the coding sequence ATGGCTGTTGACGAGAACGAAGCCCAGGCCCTGGAGCAATGGACCCACCGGCTGGCCCAGGCACTGCAGATCCTGGACCTGGCCGTGGATCAGGAACTCCTGCTTGACCTGGCCAGAAAGTCCGCCGGCTCGGTGATCCATGCGGCCGCCCCGGTCACCACGTTCCTGGTGGGCTACGCCGCCGGGCTCGCCGCCGGAAACGGCGCCGGGTCCAAGGCAGAGTCGACGGCGGCAGTCACCCAAGCGGCCGACGTCGCCTTCCGGCTGTGCGAGGACGGGCACGACGGCGGCCCCGCGGCTGGGGGCTGGGCAGACACCGGTCAGTAG
- a CDS encoding glutamate--cysteine ligase has protein sequence MIVDPSNGSPLPLAADLLRLQDPGEPADLFTHPMLAVELHQEQIEVITHPHSTLSGLSAEILSGRALADSLARKAGARIAALATSPLAVTPHSTSNARYDALLEKFAVTAREQLTCGCHVHVSVDSDEEGVAILDRIRSWLPPLMALTSNSPFWDGADSGYASYRTQAWNRWSSAGPTEIFGSAQAYHQRVADLAGTGVINNPDFDARLSARHPTVEIRVSDVCLDPRDTVLIAALVRGLVETAAREWQSGQGPDMVSAIILRQGSWLASRWGIQGDLLNPLTHKPESARKVIAALHNHVRDALVEAGDEAYVEASLHRIFSNGTGAKLQRQAYARHGRLADVVSDAVVITHQEPAFYEPSTPDDLSLLVPNRVV, from the coding sequence TTGATCGTTGATCCCTCCAACGGCAGTCCCCTGCCCCTGGCCGCAGACCTGCTGCGTCTCCAGGACCCGGGCGAACCGGCGGACCTTTTCACGCACCCGATGCTCGCCGTCGAGCTTCACCAGGAACAGATCGAGGTGATCACCCACCCGCACAGCACCCTGAGCGGGCTCTCCGCCGAGATACTGTCCGGCCGCGCTCTCGCGGACTCGCTTGCCCGGAAAGCGGGCGCCAGGATCGCCGCCCTCGCCACGTCCCCGCTGGCGGTGACACCCCATTCCACCAGCAACGCCCGCTATGATGCGCTGCTGGAAAAGTTTGCTGTTACGGCCCGTGAGCAGCTGACCTGCGGCTGCCACGTCCATGTCTCCGTTGACTCTGACGAGGAAGGCGTCGCCATCCTGGACCGCATCAGGTCCTGGCTGCCGCCACTGATGGCGTTGACCTCCAACTCGCCGTTCTGGGACGGCGCTGACAGCGGCTATGCCAGCTACCGCACCCAGGCCTGGAACCGGTGGTCCTCAGCCGGCCCGACTGAAATCTTCGGCTCGGCCCAGGCCTACCACCAGCGCGTGGCGGACCTGGCCGGCACGGGAGTAATCAACAACCCTGATTTTGACGCCCGCCTCTCCGCCCGCCACCCCACCGTAGAGATCCGGGTATCCGATGTCTGCCTCGACCCCCGCGACACCGTCCTGATCGCCGCCCTGGTCCGGGGTCTGGTGGAGACCGCGGCCCGGGAATGGCAATCCGGTCAGGGGCCGGACATGGTTTCGGCCATCATCCTGCGCCAAGGTTCCTGGCTGGCCAGCCGGTGGGGAATCCAGGGAGACCTGCTGAACCCGCTGACCCACAAGCCGGAGTCCGCACGCAAGGTCATCGCCGCGCTCCATAACCATGTCCGCGACGCCCTGGTGGAGGCGGGCGACGAAGCCTACGTCGAGGCATCCCTGCACCGGATCTTCAGCAACGGAACCGGCGCCAAACTGCAGCGGCAGGCCTACGCCCGCCACGGCAGGCTGGCTGACGTGGTGAGCGACGCCGTCGTCATTACGCACCAGGAGCCGGCCTTCTACGAACCGAGCACCCCGGATGACCTATCACTTCTGGTCCCCAACCGCGTGGTTTAG
- a CDS encoding SRPBCC family protein, whose amino-acid sequence MSTYEVTRSALIPAPAEDVFPLVNSFLEWTKWSPWENVDPELNRSYSGSDAGVGAKYAWSGNRKAGSGNMEIVESEFPRSIKVRLEFTKPFKAVNPTTLTFTPADGGTQVTWRMTGENKGLAKVFALFMNMDKMVGGDFERGLAALSAAATANKA is encoded by the coding sequence ATGTCAACTTACGAAGTCACTCGCAGTGCCCTTATTCCTGCGCCTGCGGAAGACGTGTTTCCGCTGGTCAACAGCTTTCTCGAGTGGACCAAATGGTCGCCGTGGGAGAACGTGGATCCGGAATTGAACCGTTCGTATTCGGGCAGTGACGCCGGTGTGGGGGCCAAGTATGCCTGGAGCGGCAACCGCAAAGCAGGCAGCGGCAACATGGAGATTGTCGAGTCCGAGTTCCCCCGGAGTATCAAGGTCCGCCTTGAGTTCACAAAGCCGTTCAAGGCTGTGAATCCCACTACGTTGACGTTCACACCGGCCGACGGCGGTACCCAGGTCACGTGGCGGATGACCGGCGAGAACAAGGGACTCGCGAAGGTTTTTGCCCTGTTCATGAACATGGACAAGATGGTCGGCGGCGATTTCGAGCGTGGGCTGGCTGCACTCTCGGCCGCCGCGACGGCCAACAAGGCCTGA
- a CDS encoding metallophosphoesterase family protein, which yields MTTGLHQHNLSRRAALTAAGTLGALGLAVAAAAGSSAAPGAKAPKPALAFRPDGGFKVVQFNDTQDDEQTDRRTIELMDKTLDAEKPDFVVINGDVINGGCDSELEVKQALNHVVQPMERRQIPWAVTFGNHDEDSVARTGMTEARMLQFLQTYDFNMNGDSTPGLTGTSNSLLLVQSAKSKAPAFGLWLMDTGRYAPDAISGQDFEGYPDWDWVRMDQVTWYRNLSIATEQKYGKKVPSLMWGHIALHEHRNMWFASLDSRTDADHARALTKHNIIGERNEDECPGPINSGLFNAFLERGDVLGYFVGHDHVNTYVGNYYGVQLGYSPGTGFGAYGLAGAERNRLRGARVFELDENHQGIYKETRLVFAKDLGIDLMANDQPIVPQPLDPRQL from the coding sequence ATGACCACCGGACTCCACCAGCACAACCTCAGCCGGAGGGCCGCGCTGACGGCCGCCGGGACTCTTGGCGCACTGGGACTCGCAGTGGCGGCAGCGGCCGGAAGCAGCGCAGCGCCGGGTGCGAAGGCACCCAAGCCCGCCCTCGCATTCCGGCCAGACGGCGGTTTCAAGGTGGTCCAGTTCAACGACACCCAGGACGACGAGCAGACGGACCGCCGCACGATCGAGCTCATGGACAAGACCCTGGACGCGGAGAAGCCGGACTTTGTCGTGATCAACGGCGATGTGATCAACGGCGGCTGCGACTCCGAGCTGGAGGTCAAGCAGGCACTCAACCACGTGGTCCAGCCCATGGAGCGACGGCAGATCCCGTGGGCCGTCACGTTCGGCAACCACGACGAGGATTCCGTGGCACGGACCGGCATGACCGAGGCCAGGATGCTGCAGTTCCTCCAAACCTACGACTTCAATATGAACGGCGACTCCACGCCGGGCCTGACCGGGACATCAAACTCGCTGCTGCTCGTTCAGTCCGCCAAGTCCAAGGCGCCGGCCTTCGGCCTGTGGCTCATGGACACCGGCCGGTATGCCCCGGACGCCATCAGCGGACAGGACTTCGAAGGCTACCCGGACTGGGACTGGGTACGCATGGACCAGGTCACCTGGTACCGCAATCTGTCGATCGCTACCGAGCAAAAGTACGGCAAGAAGGTCCCCTCCCTGATGTGGGGCCACATTGCGCTCCACGAGCACCGCAACATGTGGTTCGCCAGCCTCGACTCGCGGACAGACGCGGATCACGCCCGGGCCCTCACGAAGCACAACATCATCGGTGAACGGAACGAGGACGAGTGCCCCGGTCCCATCAACTCCGGCCTGTTCAACGCCTTCCTGGAGCGGGGGGACGTCCTGGGCTATTTTGTGGGCCACGACCACGTCAACACGTACGTGGGCAACTACTACGGTGTGCAGCTCGGTTACTCGCCCGGCACCGGATTCGGCGCCTACGGGCTCGCCGGCGCCGAACGGAACCGTTTGCGCGGGGCACGGGTCTTCGAGCTGGATGAGAACCACCAAGGAATCTACAAGGAGACCCGGCTGGTCTTCGCAAAGGACCTGGGCATAGATCTGATGGCCAACGACCAGCCGATCGTTCCGCAGCCGTTGGATCCGCGGCAACTCTAG
- a CDS encoding helix-turn-helix transcriptional regulator, with protein MPDLLETAAEPNRRRLLQLLARGEQSVTELASNFPVSRSAISQHLLLLAGVGLVRARKDGRNRYYSLDSGGMRRLRESLDIFWTDELDSLVAEATALQHPNLKENPDDH; from the coding sequence GTGCCCGACCTTCTCGAAACTGCCGCGGAACCGAACAGGCGCCGCCTGCTCCAACTGCTGGCCCGGGGCGAGCAGTCCGTCACGGAACTGGCGTCCAACTTTCCCGTCAGCCGGTCTGCGATCTCCCAGCACCTGCTGCTGCTGGCCGGCGTCGGTCTGGTACGTGCCAGGAAGGACGGCCGCAACCGGTACTACAGTCTCGACTCCGGGGGAATGCGGCGTCTAAGGGAATCCCTGGACATTTTCTGGACCGACGAACTGGATTCACTGGTGGCCGAGGCCACCGCCCTGCAGCATCCAAACCTGAAGGAGAACCCTGATGACCATTGA
- a CDS encoding cupin domain-containing protein produces MQKISIEALARQQIAAAVAAPSGRAADTAFGGHEKSLRQTVMAFRAGTQLSEHQNPGEATVYVLKGSVWLRAGGESWQGKAGDLLIVPDGLHSLEAEEDSAVLFTVVKTDR; encoded by the coding sequence ATGCAAAAGATATCGATTGAGGCTCTGGCCCGCCAGCAGATCGCTGCCGCCGTTGCGGCTCCCAGCGGACGGGCAGCCGACACAGCGTTCGGCGGGCATGAGAAAAGTCTGCGCCAGACTGTCATGGCCTTCCGTGCCGGCACGCAGCTCAGCGAGCACCAGAACCCCGGCGAGGCCACGGTCTACGTGCTGAAGGGGTCGGTCTGGCTGAGGGCGGGCGGGGAGTCCTGGCAGGGCAAAGCGGGGGATCTCCTGATCGTGCCGGACGGGCTGCACAGCCTGGAAGCGGAAGAAGACTCGGCGGTGCTGTTCACAGTGGTCAAGACGGACCGCTAG
- the fdhA gene encoding formaldehyde dehydrogenase, glutathione-independent, which yields MTGNKAVAYKEPGKVELIDIDYPTFELKDGPGVNPANVGRAVNHGVILKTVATNICGSDQHMVRGRTTAPANLVLGHEITGEVVEVGRDVEFIKVGDLCSVPFNIACGRCRNCKERKTGICLNVNPDRPGSAYGYVDMGGWVGGQANYVLVPYADWNLLKFPDKDRAMEKILDLAMLSDIFPTGFHGAVSAGVGVGSTVYVAGAGPVGLAAATSAHLLGAAVVIVGDLNEDRLARARSFGCETVDLTKGDPAEQIEQILGVPEVDCGVDAVGFEARGHGHDAKEAPATVLNSLMDITAAGGALGIPGLYVTGDPGGIDEAAKTGSLSLSLGTGWAKSLSFTTGQCPVMKYNRQLMMAILNDKVNIAKNVNAKAITLEEAPKGYAEFDAGAATKYVLNPNGYLS from the coding sequence ATGACAGGGAACAAAGCCGTTGCCTACAAGGAGCCCGGCAAGGTCGAGCTGATCGACATCGACTATCCAACCTTCGAACTGAAAGACGGACCGGGCGTGAACCCCGCGAACGTGGGGCGGGCGGTCAACCACGGGGTAATCCTGAAGACCGTGGCCACCAACATCTGCGGATCGGACCAGCACATGGTCCGTGGGCGTACCACTGCCCCGGCCAACCTGGTGCTCGGGCACGAGATTACCGGCGAGGTAGTGGAGGTGGGCCGCGACGTCGAGTTCATTAAAGTCGGAGACCTCTGTTCGGTTCCATTTAATATCGCCTGCGGCCGGTGCCGGAACTGCAAGGAACGCAAGACAGGCATCTGCCTGAACGTGAACCCGGACCGCCCGGGCAGCGCCTACGGGTACGTGGACATGGGTGGCTGGGTGGGTGGCCAGGCGAATTACGTGCTGGTGCCGTACGCCGACTGGAACCTGCTGAAGTTCCCGGACAAGGACCGGGCCATGGAGAAAATCCTTGACCTGGCCATGCTGTCGGACATTTTCCCCACCGGCTTCCACGGGGCCGTTTCCGCCGGGGTAGGCGTCGGTTCCACGGTGTATGTGGCCGGCGCGGGTCCTGTTGGCCTCGCAGCGGCTACCAGCGCGCATCTGCTCGGTGCCGCCGTCGTGATTGTGGGGGACCTGAACGAGGACCGGTTGGCAAGGGCACGCAGCTTTGGCTGTGAAACGGTGGATCTGACCAAGGGAGACCCGGCGGAGCAGATCGAACAGATCCTGGGTGTGCCGGAGGTGGACTGTGGCGTGGACGCCGTGGGCTTTGAGGCGCGCGGTCACGGCCACGACGCCAAGGAGGCGCCCGCCACGGTGCTGAATTCGCTGATGGACATCACCGCCGCCGGTGGTGCCCTGGGCATCCCGGGCCTGTACGTCACCGGCGATCCGGGCGGAATTGACGAGGCTGCCAAGACTGGTTCGCTCAGCCTCAGCCTGGGTACCGGATGGGCGAAGTCGCTCAGCTTCACTACCGGCCAGTGCCCGGTGATGAAGTACAACCGCCAGTTGATGATGGCCATCCTGAACGACAAGGTGAACATCGCCAAGAACGTCAACGCCAAGGCGATCACCCTTGAAGAGGCGCCCAAGGGCTACGCCGAGTTCGACGCCGGCGCGGCCACGAAGTACGTCCTCAACCCGAACGGATACCTCAGCTGA
- a CDS encoding VOC family protein codes for MLKDSTIMAVLAAKDINRAKGFYRDKLGLEPSDSMEDGSVYYSAGNGTGFLIYQTENAGTAKNTQMGWETDNLEGEMEELRGRGVVFEDYDFPGLKTENGVADNDWGKSAWFLDSEGNILNISQRTSPAAG; via the coding sequence ATGCTCAAGGATTCAACCATCATGGCTGTCCTCGCTGCCAAGGACATCAACAGGGCGAAGGGTTTCTATCGGGACAAGCTGGGCCTGGAACCGTCCGATTCCATGGAGGACGGCAGCGTGTATTACAGCGCCGGCAACGGAACCGGTTTCCTGATCTACCAGACAGAGAATGCCGGGACGGCCAAGAACACCCAGATGGGCTGGGAAACGGACAACCTCGAAGGCGAGATGGAGGAGCTGCGGGGCCGCGGCGTCGTCTTTGAAGACTACGATTTCCCCGGCCTGAAGACGGAGAACGGCGTTGCCGACAATGACTGGGGGAAGTCCGCCTGGTTCCTCGACAGCGAAGGGAACATTCTCAACATTTCCCAGCGCACGTCGCCAGCGGCAGGCTGA